A window from Candidatus Rokuibacteriota bacterium encodes these proteins:
- a CDS encoding DUF3501 family protein yields MSPAGHDKIQLKDVLNFFDYEKVRAEMRGRVIDLKRMRRVPVGEHLSFVFENRDTVLFQIQEMCRVERITDDARVQDELDVYNALLPGPGELSATLFIEITDKDQIQAVLDRFIGIDAGGIDAGGIDVGPTVWIQVGKEFAVPGEFEAGHSDEEKGKLSAVHFVRFAFPPEAVRAFASSPVHLVVDHPAVRARVELPAESKAQLLEDLRG; encoded by the coding sequence ATGAGCCCGGCGGGGCATGACAAGATCCAACTGAAGGACGTCCTGAACTTCTTCGATTACGAGAAGGTGCGCGCCGAAATGCGGGGGAGGGTGATCGATCTCAAGCGGATGCGCCGGGTGCCTGTGGGCGAGCACCTGAGCTTCGTCTTCGAGAACCGCGACACCGTGCTCTTCCAGATCCAGGAGATGTGCCGCGTCGAACGGATCACGGACGACGCCCGCGTCCAGGACGAGCTCGACGTCTACAACGCCCTCCTCCCGGGCCCGGGCGAGCTCAGCGCCACGCTCTTCATCGAGATCACCGACAAGGACCAGATCCAGGCCGTGCTCGACCGGTTCATTGGTATCGACGCGGGGGGTATCGACGCGGGGGGCATCGACGTGGGGCCGACGGTCTGGATCCAGGTGGGCAAGGAGTTCGCCGTCCCGGGCGAGTTCGAGGCCGGGCACTCCGACGAGGAGAAGGGCAAGCTCTCAGCCGTCCACTTCGTCCGCTTCGCGTTCCCGCCCGAGGCTGTCCGTGCCTTCGCGAGCTCGCCCGTCCATCTGGTGGTGGACCACCCCGCCGTGCGCGCGCGCGTCGAGCTCCCGGCCGAGAGCAAGGCGCAGCTGCTCGAGGATCTTCGGGGCTGA